A genome region from Oncorhynchus masou masou isolate Uvic2021 chromosome 14, UVic_Omas_1.1, whole genome shotgun sequence includes the following:
- the LOC135554682 gene encoding centromere protein X-like, with amino-acid sequence MQPITAESALIDKNLKMAESSAEITFKKETVSKLLSSFFKDEKTKVGADAVLLMAEMLHVFVQEAAQRTIKQAEAEDCDRMDIEHFEKILPQLLLDF; translated from the exons ATGCAGCCAATCACTGCTGAGAGCGCGTTGATCGACAAAAACTTGAAAATGGCGGAAAGCAGCGCGGAAATCACATTCAAAAAG GAGACGGTAAGCAAACTCCTGTCAAGCTTCTTCAAGGACGAGAAAACTAAAG TCGGTGCCGATGCTGTCCTCCTTATGGCAGAGATGCTACATGTGTTTGTTCAAG aagctgcacaaagaacgaTAAAACAGGCTGAGGCAGAGGACTGTGACAGAATGGACATAGAACACTTTGAGAAGATCCTGCCTCAACTG CTGTTGGATTTCTAG
- the LOC135554680 gene encoding heterogeneous nuclear ribonucleoproteins A2/B1-like, with amino-acid sequence MEKMEPQRRVYISLPKNNRTALAKKCKLDHGLVIKDLSTNINEGYLQAYFRQWGSITACTIKKTPQDSDSKSASALGYVSFSSEEEADMADWAGPHYIGGMEVEAKRVVSLKMDDPEG; translated from the exons ATGGAGAAAATGGAGCCTCAAAGGAGAGTGTACATATCTCTCCCTAAAAACAACAGGACCGCTTTGGCCAAAAAGTGTAAACTG GATCACGGGCTTGTCATTAAGGATCTCAGTACTAACATAAATGAAGGATACCTACAAGCTTACTTCCGACAGTGGGGCAGCATTACAGCATGCACG ATCAAGAAGACTCCACAGGACTCTGACTCAAAGAGTGCCAGTGCGTTGGGATACGTGAGTTTTTCCTCTGAGGAGGAGGCAGATATGGCAGACTGGGCGGGTCCTCACTATATAGGAGGCATGGAAGTGGAGGCCAAGAGAGTTGTCAGTCTGAAG ATGGATGACCCAGAAGGTTGA